From one Marmota flaviventris isolate mMarFla1 chromosome 1, mMarFla1.hap1, whole genome shotgun sequence genomic stretch:
- the LOC114107463 gene encoding olfactory receptor 7G2-like codes for MEPRNQTAVSEFLLLGLTEDPVLRPLIFSLFLAMYLVTILGNLVIILTVNADLHFHSPMYFLLSNLSFTDICLSTSTIPKMLVNIQAQNPSISYTGCLSQVFFVLGFLVLENCLLTAMAYDRYVAICHPLMYTIIMNPSLCVMLVLISLFISTVDALLHTLMVLRLSFCTDLEIPHFFCELAQVIKPACSDTLINNILIYFFSIILAGSSLFGITFSYAQIVSSLLRMPSAGRKYKAFSTCGSHLLVVSLFYGTGFGVYFSSAVTESSRNTAVASMMYTVVPQMLNPFIYSLRNRDMREALRKKLSRLTFFR; via the coding sequence ATGGAACCAAGAAACCAAACAGCTGTTTCAGAATTCCTCCTCCTGGGACTGACAGAGGACCCAGTACTGCGGCCCCTCATCTTCAGCCTATTCCTGGCCATGTACCTGGTCACCATCCTGGGGAACCTGGTCATCATCCTGACTGTGAACGCTGATCTTCACTTCCACAGCCCCATGTACTTCCTTCTGTCCAACCTGTCCTTTACTGATATCTGCTTGAGCACAAGCACCATCCccaagatgctggtgaacatccaAGCACAGAATCCGAGCATCTCCTACACAGGCTGCCTCTCCCAGGTCTTCTTTGTCTTGGGTTTTCTTGTCTTAGAGAATTGTCTCCTCACAgcaatggcctatgaccgctatgtggccatttgtCACCCACTGATGTACACCATCATCATGAATCCTTCTCTCTGTGTGATGCTGGTTCTGATCTCTCTCTTCATCAGCACTGTGGATGCCCTGCTGCACACACTGATGGTGCTGCGTCTATCCTTCTGCACAGACCTGGAGATCCcccacttcttctgtgaacttGCTCAGGTCATCAAGCCTGCCTGTTCTGACACCCTCATCAataacattttgatttattttttctctattattttggCTGGTAGTTCTCTGTTTGGAATCACTTTCTCATATGCTCAAATTGTCTCTTCTCTGTTGAGAATGCCATCAGCTGGCAGAAAATATAAAGCCTTTTCCACCTGTGGCTCTCATCTCTTAGTGGTCTCCTTGTTCTATGGCACAGGTTTTGGTGTGTATTTTAGCTCTGCAGTGACTGAGTCATCCAGGAATACTGCTGTGGCTTCCATGATGTACACTGTGGTCCCTCAAATGCTGAACCCCTTTATCTACAGCCTGAGAAACAGGGATATGAGGGAAGCTTTGAGGAAAAAATTAAGTAGACTAACATTCTTCAGGTGA